TGTAATATTCTGGCCTTAGATAGTTGACTTCTTCTTATATAATTCAGGTTTTCGATCGTCCATCACTTGTCATCAAAAGCTGTTTTAAATGTGTGGATCTCTGGATCTCTGATGTTATTGAGGAATTCCTCACCAGGTCCGAGTTAAAAAACCAGGAGGTCCAAATAGGAACGGTCAAGAAGTACTCAATCGGGCCATCCATCTGGTGCTGAAGACATTGGTGCTTTTACCTGGAAACACcgatattgtttttttttacatattgTTGAGGGCCGTATTAACCCATAAATCTTAACAAATCAATGGCATCATCATCATTGGCGTCTTCAAGCTCCACTCCAGGTTGTTCTACTCAACAGTGGAATTACGATGTTTATCTATGTTTTCGAGGAACAGACACTGGAAAGAGCTTCGTAGGTCATCTCTATGCCGCACTTTACCAACGAGGAATCCTTACTTACCTTGACACAGAAACACTTCCGCATGGCGTACCCATTGATGCAACACTCTTCAATGCTATCAAAGAATCACGGATTGCTATCGTGGTGTTGTCGAAAAACTTTGCAAATTCTTCGTTTTGCTTGAATGAACTTGCGTATATCATAAAGTGTAGAGATGAGATGGGGCAAATCGTTATACCCATATACTATCATGTTCATCCCTCAGAAGTGCGAAAACAAGAAGGGGCATTTTCTTCGTATAAGTGGGAGATCAAGAATGATTATAACAAATTCGTGTCATGGAGAAATGCATTAGTGGATATTGCAAGTAAAGATAATGGATGGATAGTCGGTGACATGTAAGTTTCTTCCTTTATTTTAAGATTGATGCTTATGATTTATGTATTTTACAACATGATATGAGCTTATGCTAATCATCCAATTATATATAATAATGTGCAGTCCTGAATCGGTATGTATCAGACAAGTTGTTGATACAATTTCGAATAAACTGTTTCCCAACAAAGGCTTCATTAAATTGGGGACAGACTTACAAGATCTCAAATTGAGGGGTACTGCTGGTAAGAAATTTCATCTCCTTTCTATTGGAGAAAATGACTATGAGTGTTTTCTCATTTATTTAAACACATCCATATTAATTTATTTACCCTTGACTTAACGGTCTAGTGGTATATATGATTCTTGCTTTCCATAAAAGTGGGCGTGGGTTCAAATTCTTGCAAGTGAAAGGCGTGTATTTTTTGAACACAGAATCAGTTTATCATCATTCCAGACAAATCAACACATCAGTCACATCTTCAATTTCTACTAAGTTGGCCAAATATGATGTGTTTTTGAGTTTTCGAGGAGAAGACACTCGCTTCAACTTTGTGGATCACCTATACTCAGCTCTTGAGCAACACAAAATTCTCACTTACATGGATAAGGAAATAAAGTTCTCTGGTCCATTACATTCACACTCAATTAATGCTATTGAAGAAGCACGAATTTCCATTATCATATTCTCCATAAATTATGCAAGCTCTTCCTTGTGCTTGGACGAACTTGCATATATGATGAAATGCAGGAATGAGACGGGGCAAATCGTTATCCCTTTATACTATCATGTCGATCCCTCGGAGGTACGAAAACAAAGTGGGAAATATGAGATAGCATTCCCCAAACATGGGTCGATGAAGCCCTCCAAAGTTGAGTTGTGGAGAAATGCACTGGTGGATGCAAGCAGCCTTAGAGGATGGAATATCGTGCACATTGCTGACGGGTATTTTTCTTTAATACTCTTCTTTAATTTAATAACTAATTTTAACTTGATAGCTTTGAATGTGTAATAACTAAGATCCTTTTTTTATTATAAAGTATATTTATAAGAGCATAGGGGGTCATCCCGTTCCGAATATTTTTTCGTATGTCACATCAACATCACCTCAGCATTCTTCCTATTTTCCCATTCATCCTATTTTGGACAAAGCCGCCCCATTTTTCCTCATTATAGATGGAGCCGCCCCACTTTTATCACAGTAATGTGGTAAAATTATGGTTTATTTATATCGGAGTCGCATGTAGTCTGAACTTTTCTTGGGAAATGGCCTATTTTCTAGTATTGCTAATTCCCTCCAAGTTGAATATGAGCATATGCTTATTTTCCTTGATTATCCAATGTGCAGGCATGAGGCGAAAGGTATCCGACTAATTGTCAAAAAAATTTCAAATATATTGTTCCCCGATAAAGACCTTATAGGATTACGCACTCGCTTGGAAGATATGACATTTGGAGGTGGTGGTGGGATTACTATCCCACCATTTTCCCAGAAAGACATGGAGCACTTGAGGATTCCTCTCCATGAAATATTGTTGGCAACAAATAATCTCTCTGAAAATAACATCATCGCGGTGGGTGGATTCGGGAAGGTGTACCAAGGCCTATCTGAACAGCATGGCACCATTGCTGTAAAGCAATTAGATCGTAGGCACGGCCAAGGAGACCATGAATTCATGATGGAGATTGCATTGCTTTCAGCTTATAAACATGAAAACCTTGTCTCTCTTGTTGGCTATTGTGACAAAGATGGGGAGAAGATACTTGTTTTAAAGTATGAAATCAACGGAAGTCTTGACAAACATGTACATAGAAAGGATCTTACTTGGATCCAACGCCTTCAGATTTGTTTAGATGTTGCCAAGGGGTTGAAGTACTTACATGAAGATGTTGGAGCTCAACATAGAATACTTCACCGTGACGTCAAGAGCTCCAACATCCTATTGGATGAGAACTGGAAGGCCAAGATTTCCGATTTTGGTTTGTCTAAAAATAGCTCTTGCAAATGTGCCGTGTAGTGTTATCATTTCTCGTGTTTGTGGCACGCTGGGGTATGTTGATCCACAATACCTAGAGCATAACATTCTCACACAAAAATCTGATGTTTACTCGTTCGAGGTTGTACTCTTTGAAGTTTTGTGTAGTAGGTTAGTAAATGCTCGGGAGTATCACTTTTCAGCCGAATTGGCTCAAAATCATTACGAAAAGGATACACTGGATGAAATTATTGATTCAGGGCTAAGAAGTCAAATGAATTCAGATTGCTTAAGTATTTATTCAACCATTGCCTATCAATGCTTGAAGAAACGAAGAGATGAACGCCCAACGATGGGCCTTGTTGTGGATCAACTCGAGAAAGCATTAGATTATCAACAAGTAAGTTGCGCAATGGTCACAACTTTTATCCGTCACATATTCTTTAGATTATTAATGCTTATATTTGACATCAAGTTGaacatttttaattttaaaaaaattagaaacttGTATGCCTGACTCTTAGAATCCTTTCACTTCTTGTTTTTCAACAGGGATTGAGTGGATCTTTGCATGATGTATACATTAGTTTTAGACACCGAGACACCGAATGCCACATTGTTGATGATATTTATGATGCTCTTCACCAAGGAGATGTTTCCACTTACAAGGATGAGGTG
The sequence above is drawn from the Helianthus annuus cultivar XRQ/B chromosome 12, HanXRQr2.0-SUNRISE, whole genome shotgun sequence genome and encodes:
- the LOC110894295 gene encoding disease resistance protein RPS4 encodes the protein MASSSLASSSSTPGCSTQQWNYDVYLCFRGTDTGKSFVGHLYAALYQRGILTYLDTETLPHGVPIDATLFNAIKESRIAIVVLSKNFANSSFCLNELAYIIKCRDEMGQIVIPIYYHVHPSEVRKQEGAFSSYKWEIKNDYNKFVSWRNALVDIASKDNGWIVGDIPESVCIRQVVDTISNKLFPNKGFIKLGTDLQDLKLRGTAESVYHHSRQINTSVTSSISTKLAKYDVFLSFRGEDTRFNFVDHLYSALEQHKILTYMDKEIKFSGPLHSHSINAIEEARISIIIFSINYASSSLCLDELAYMMKCRNETGQIVIPLYYHVDPSEVRKQSGKYEIAFPKHGSMKPSKVELWRNALVDASSLRGWNIVHIADGHEAKGIRLIVKKISNILFPDKDLIGLRTRLEDMTFGGGGGITIPPFSQKDMEHLRIPLHEILLATNNLSENNIIAVGGFGKVYQGLSEQHGTIAVKQLDRRHGQGDHEFMMEIALLSAYKHENLVSLVGYCDKDGEKILVLKYEINGSLDKHVHRKDLTWIQRLQICLDVAKGLKYLHEDVGAQHRILHRDVKSSNILLDENWKAKISDFGLSKNSSCKCAV